In Brevundimonas subvibrioides, a genomic segment contains:
- a CDS encoding 2-hydroxyacid dehydrogenase, with product MSNARLKVVLTRRLPDAVETRMRELFDAELNLKDIPFDRAALEAAVQRADVLVPTITDEIDAGLIAGAGDRLKMIANFGAGVDHIDIDAAVARQIIVTNTPGVLTEDTADLAMSLILAVSRRIVEGAQVVAEGRFEGWTPTWMCGRKLWGKRLGIVGMGRIGQALARRARAFGLQVHYHNRKPVSPRIEEELGATYWDDLDQMLSRMDVISLNCPATKDTHHLLSGRRLGLLQPHAILVNTARGELIDEAALAEAVARRALSGVGLDVYENEPAIHPGLIGRPDVVLLPHLGSATLEARQDMGDRVILNVMTFQNGHRPPDRVIPAML from the coding sequence ATGTCCAACGCCCGGCTTAAGGTCGTCTTAACCAGAAGATTGCCGGACGCGGTCGAGACCCGCATGCGCGAGCTGTTCGACGCCGAGCTGAACCTGAAGGACATTCCCTTCGACCGCGCGGCGCTGGAAGCGGCGGTGCAGCGCGCCGATGTCCTGGTGCCCACCATCACCGACGAGATCGACGCCGGCCTGATCGCCGGGGCGGGCGACCGGCTGAAGATGATCGCCAACTTCGGCGCGGGCGTGGATCACATCGACATCGACGCGGCCGTCGCCCGCCAGATCATCGTCACCAACACGCCCGGCGTCCTGACGGAGGATACCGCCGATCTGGCCATGAGTCTGATCCTGGCCGTCAGCCGCCGCATCGTCGAGGGTGCCCAGGTGGTGGCCGAAGGGCGGTTCGAGGGTTGGACCCCGACCTGGATGTGCGGGCGCAAGCTGTGGGGCAAGCGGCTGGGAATCGTCGGCATGGGCCGGATCGGCCAGGCCCTGGCCCGGCGCGCGCGGGCGTTCGGACTGCAGGTCCACTATCACAACCGCAAGCCCGTCAGCCCCCGGATCGAGGAGGAACTGGGCGCGACCTACTGGGACGATCTGGACCAGATGCTGTCGCGCATGGATGTGATTTCGCTGAACTGCCCGGCGACGAAAGACACCCATCACCTGCTGTCGGGCCGGCGACTGGGCCTGCTGCAGCCGCATGCCATCCTGGTGAATACGGCGCGGGGCGAACTGATCGACGAGGCGGCCCTGGCCGAGGCGGTGGCGCGGCGCGCCCTCTCCGGCGTCGGACTGGACGTCTATGAGAACGAACCGGCGATCCACCCGGGCCTGATCGGACGGCCCGATGTCGTGCTGTTGCCCCATCTGGGATCGGCGACGCTGGAGGCGCGTCAGGACATGGGCGACCGCGTGATCCTGAACGTGATGACCTTCCAGAACGGCCACCGACCGCCGGACCGCGTCATTCCGGCGATGCTGTAG
- a CDS encoding SH3 domain-containing protein: MAVVACAVLAGAGATMPDGRPTPTGLEVPRWVSLKSTHVRARQGPGLDYRILWEYRAAGLPVQVIAETREWRKICDPEHGVAWINRSVASGRRGAFNGSDVEVAVHAARNARSPVRARFSPRSVVALDECRDGWCRVRAHKLKGWLPQGSVFGTQPTAQCDARRGAGEAG, encoded by the coding sequence GTGGCCGTCGTCGCCTGTGCCGTTCTGGCCGGCGCGGGCGCGACCATGCCGGACGGACGCCCCACGCCCACGGGGCTGGAGGTCCCGCGCTGGGTCTCGCTGAAGTCCACTCACGTCCGCGCCCGCCAGGGTCCGGGGCTCGACTACCGCATCCTGTGGGAATACCGCGCCGCGGGCCTGCCGGTCCAGGTGATCGCCGAAACGCGCGAGTGGCGAAAGATATGCGATCCCGAACACGGCGTCGCCTGGATCAACCGCAGCGTCGCCTCCGGCCGACGCGGGGCCTTCAATGGCAGCGATGTCGAGGTGGCGGTGCATGCCGCTCGCAACGCCCGGTCGCCCGTACGCGCCCGTTTCAGCCCCCGCTCTGTCGTCGCCCTGGACGAGTGCCGGGATGGCTGGTGCCGCGTCCGGGCGCACAAGCTCAAGGGCTGGCTGCCCCAGGGGTCCGTCTTCGGCACCCAGCCGACGGCCCAGTGCGACGCGCGCCGTGGGGCGGGCGAGGCAGGGTAG
- the fabA gene encoding 3-hydroxyacyl-[acyl-carrier-protein] dehydratase FabA: MNTSQYPSSFDHAALLASGRGELFGPGNAQLPAPPMLMFDRITEINGDGGEHGKGYVEAELDIHPDLWFFACHFINDPVMPGCLGLDAMWQLVGFYLGWIGGPGRGRALGVGEVKFTGQVTPDIRKVTYKITLKRVINRRLVMGIADGVMEADGVPIYTATDMRVGLFQAGEKPVDA; encoded by the coding sequence TTGAACACTTCGCAATACCCGTCGTCCTTCGACCACGCCGCCCTGCTGGCTTCGGGCCGGGGGGAGCTGTTCGGGCCGGGCAATGCCCAGCTGCCGGCCCCGCCCATGCTGATGTTCGACCGGATCACCGAGATCAACGGCGATGGCGGCGAGCATGGCAAGGGCTATGTCGAGGCCGAGCTGGATATCCATCCCGACCTCTGGTTCTTCGCCTGCCACTTCATCAATGACCCGGTCATGCCCGGTTGCCTGGGTCTGGACGCCATGTGGCAGCTGGTCGGCTTCTATCTCGGCTGGATCGGCGGACCGGGCCGGGGCCGGGCGCTGGGCGTGGGCGAGGTCAAGTTCACCGGCCAGGTCACGCCGGACATCCGGAAGGTGACCTACAAGATCACGCTCAAACGGGTCATCAACCGTCGTCTGGTCATGGGAATCGCCGACGGGGTGATGGAAGCCGACGGCGTGCCTATCTATACGGCGACCGACATGCGCGTCGGTCTGTTCCAGGCGGGCGAAAAGCCCGTCGACGCCTGA
- the fabB gene encoding beta-ketoacyl-ACP synthase I, whose translation MRRVVVTGLGIVSSIGTGRDEVTASLRTARSGVVAAPDHIQHGFRSQVWAPPSLGATAEDWAPLVDRRAARFLANGTAWGHIAFEEALRDSGMTPEEIRDDRIGLIVGEGGPSTQVILQAAQTTIEKGAPKRIGPFAVPKAMASGPSAVLSTWFQMRGVNYSISSACATSAHCIGAGAEQIQWGKQDVVFAGGVEDIDWSMSNMFDAMGAMSSDFNATPSVASRAYDVARDGFVIAGGAGIVVLEEYERAVARGARIYAEVVGYGANADGYDMVAPSGEGAERCMKIAMAQAGGRRIDYLNPHGTSTPVGDSKEMGAVRNVFGTDMPLISSTKSLTGHSLGAAGAQEAIYSLLMLDNGFAAESAHIENLDPEFEGMPILRERKDVELTTVMSNSFGFGGTNGTVIFSKV comes from the coding sequence ATGCGGCGTGTCGTCGTCACGGGTCTGGGTATCGTCTCCTCCATCGGCACGGGCCGGGATGAGGTCACGGCGTCGCTGCGCACAGCACGATCGGGTGTGGTCGCTGCCCCGGATCATATCCAGCACGGCTTCCGCTCCCAGGTCTGGGCCCCGCCGTCGCTGGGCGCCACCGCCGAGGACTGGGCACCGCTGGTGGACCGTCGCGCCGCGCGCTTCCTCGCCAACGGCACGGCCTGGGGTCACATCGCCTTCGAGGAGGCGCTCAGGGACTCCGGCATGACGCCGGAAGAGATCCGGGACGACCGCATCGGCCTGATCGTGGGCGAAGGCGGGCCCTCGACCCAGGTCATTCTTCAGGCCGCCCAGACCACGATCGAAAAGGGCGCGCCCAAGCGGATCGGACCCTTCGCCGTGCCCAAGGCCATGGCGTCCGGCCCCTCGGCGGTCCTGTCGACCTGGTTCCAGATGCGCGGCGTCAACTATTCGATCTCCTCGGCCTGCGCGACCTCGGCCCACTGCATCGGCGCGGGGGCCGAACAGATCCAGTGGGGCAAGCAGGACGTGGTCTTCGCCGGTGGTGTCGAGGACATCGACTGGTCCATGTCCAACATGTTCGACGCCATGGGTGCCATGTCGTCCGACTTCAATGCGACGCCCTCGGTGGCCTCCAGGGCCTATGACGTCGCCCGCGACGGCTTCGTCATCGCCGGCGGTGCCGGGATCGTGGTGCTGGAAGAGTACGAGCGGGCCGTCGCCCGCGGTGCCCGGATCTATGCCGAGGTCGTCGGCTATGGCGCCAATGCCGATGGCTACGACATGGTCGCGCCCTCGGGCGAGGGGGCCGAGCGCTGCATGAAGATCGCCATGGCCCAGGCCGGAGGCCGCAGGATCGACTATCTGAACCCCCACGGCACCTCGACGCCGGTCGGGGACAGCAAGGAGATGGGCGCCGTCCGCAACGTCTTCGGCACCGACATGCCGCTGATCTCCTCGACCAAGTCCCTGACGGGCCACAGCCTCGGCGCGGCGGGCGCTCAGGAAGCGATCTATTCGCTGCTGATGCTCGACAACGGCTTCGCCGCCGAAAGCGCCCACATCGAAAACCTCGATCCGGAGTTCGAGGGGATGCCGATCCTGCGCGAACGCAAGGACGTCGAACTGACCACCGTCATGTCCAACAGCTTCGGCTTCGGCGGCACCAACGGGACGGTGATCTTCTCCAAGGTGTGA
- a CDS encoding enoyl-ACP reductase FabI has translation MPAGELMKGKKGLIMGVANANSIAWGIASQLAAQGAELAFTYMGEGLERRVRPLAESVGAKLLIQADVTDDASMDAAFAALEAEFGTIDFVVHSVAFANKDELKGSFIDNTSRDSFLLAMNISCFSFVDVARRASKIMPNGGSMVTMTYLGSERAIPNYNTMGVAKAALEAATRYIARDLGPRGIRVNAISAGAMRTLSLAGISGGRGMIAQGRAMSAMKEDTSMEGVAGAALWLCSDLGFSTTGEVVHVDAGFHMMGLAGDEEG, from the coding sequence ATGCCCGCGGGCGAACTCATGAAGGGCAAGAAGGGCCTGATCATGGGGGTGGCCAACGCCAACTCCATCGCCTGGGGTATTGCCTCCCAGCTGGCGGCCCAGGGGGCGGAGCTGGCCTTCACCTATATGGGCGAGGGGCTGGAGCGTCGCGTGCGACCCCTGGCGGAAAGCGTGGGCGCCAAACTGCTGATCCAGGCCGACGTCACCGACGACGCCTCGATGGACGCGGCCTTCGCGGCCCTGGAGGCCGAATTCGGCACGATCGACTTCGTCGTCCACTCCGTCGCCTTCGCCAACAAGGACGAGCTGAAGGGCTCCTTCATCGACAATACCAGCCGCGACAGCTTCCTGCTGGCCATGAACATCAGCTGCTTCAGCTTCGTCGATGTGGCGCGTCGGGCGTCGAAGATCATGCCCAACGGCGGGTCGATGGTCACCATGACCTATCTCGGTTCGGAACGGGCCATCCCGAACTACAACACCATGGGCGTGGCCAAGGCGGCGTTGGAGGCCGCGACCCGCTACATCGCCCGCGACCTGGGTCCCCGGGGCATCCGCGTCAACGCCATCTCGGCCGGGGCCATGCGGACGCTTTCTCTGGCCGGAATCTCGGGCGGCCGGGGCATGATTGCCCAGGGCCGCGCGATGTCGGCCATGAAGGAGGACACCTCGATGGAGGGCGTCGCCGGCGCCGCCCTGTGGCTGTGCTCGGACCTCGGCTTCTCGACCACCGGCGAGGTCGTCCACGTCGACGCCGGCTTCCACATGATGGGGCTGGCGGGGGACGAGGAGGGGTGA
- a CDS encoding YegP family protein, with translation MAHKFEIYKDKAGEFRVRFKYNSEVIFSTEGYSDKSGAKRAIESIKKHVGDAETEEV, from the coding sequence ATGGCCCACAAGTTCGAAATCTACAAGGACAAGGCCGGCGAGTTCCGCGTCCGGTTCAAGTACAATTCCGAGGTGATCTTCTCGACCGAGGGCTATTCCGACAAATCGGGTGCCAAACGCGCGATCGAGTCGATCAAGAAGCACGTCGGCGACGCAGAGACCGAAGAGGTCTAG
- the rimM gene encoding ribosome maturation factor RimM (Essential for efficient processing of 16S rRNA): protein MTAKLILVGHVAGGFGVKGEVKITAYTADPLALTAYGPLLRADGSHALTVLSARPTKDGIVGRVKEVATREEADALRNLKLHVPRERFPAPDEDEFYLADLIGVEARDPDGVVLGTVKAVQNFGADDMLEIAPAAGGPTWFLPFTRAATPELHLSDGWLLAIRPNEVGEREPD from the coding sequence ATGACGGCCAAACTCATCCTTGTCGGCCATGTCGCGGGCGGCTTCGGCGTGAAGGGCGAGGTCAAGATCACGGCCTATACGGCCGACCCTCTGGCTCTGACGGCCTATGGTCCCCTGCTGCGCGCCGACGGGTCGCACGCCCTGACCGTCCTGTCGGCCCGGCCGACGAAGGACGGCATCGTCGGCCGGGTGAAGGAGGTCGCCACCAGGGAGGAGGCCGATGCGCTGCGGAACCTCAAGCTCCACGTCCCGCGCGAGCGGTTTCCGGCCCCGGACGAGGACGAATTCTATCTGGCAGACCTGATCGGGGTGGAGGCCCGCGATCCCGACGGCGTCGTTCTGGGCACGGTGAAGGCAGTACAGAATTTCGGGGCCGACGACATGCTGGAGATCGCACCCGCTGCGGGCGGGCCGACCTGGTTCCTGCCGTTCACCCGGGCCGCAACGCCGGAACTGCACCTGTCGGACGGCTGGCTGCTGGCCATCCGCCCGAACGAGGTCGGCGAGCGCGAGCCGGACTAG
- the rpsP gene encoding 30S ribosomal protein S16 gives MLKIRLARGGTKKRPYYYIVVADSHSPRDGKFLERVGTYNPMLPKDGDKPRVTLKAERISEWLGKGAQPTDRVARFLSQDEALAGKVKWTQGNNPNKGTPGKKAQERSAERAQREADRAEAEAAAKIEAAEAAERAREEAAAAAEAARNAPPVEEAPAEEAAAEEAPAEAAAEAAPAEEAPATEEAPAEGAAEEEKTEA, from the coding sequence ATGCTGAAGATTCGTCTGGCCCGTGGCGGCACCAAGAAGCGCCCCTACTACTATATCGTCGTCGCGGACTCGCATTCGCCGCGCGACGGCAAGTTCCTGGAGCGCGTCGGCACCTACAACCCGATGCTGCCCAAGGATGGCGACAAGCCCCGCGTGACGCTCAAGGCGGAGCGCATCTCGGAATGGCTCGGCAAGGGTGCCCAGCCGACCGACCGCGTTGCCCGCTTCCTGAGCCAGGACGAAGCCCTGGCCGGCAAGGTCAAGTGGACCCAGGGCAACAACCCGAACAAGGGCACCCCGGGCAAGAAGGCCCAGGAACGCTCGGCCGAACGCGCCCAGCGCGAAGCCGACCGCGCCGAGGCCGAAGCCGCCGCCAAGATCGAGGCTGCCGAAGCCGCCGAACGCGCCCGGGAAGAAGCGGCCGCGGCCGCCGAAGCCGCCAGGAACGCACCGCCGGTCGAAGAGGCCCCTGCCGAGGAAGCCGCCGCTGAAGAGGCTCCCGCCGAGGCTGCGGCCGAAGCCGCTCCGGCTGAGGAGGCCCCGGCCACTGAAGAGGCTCCGGCCGAAGGCGCTGCCGAGGAAGAAAAGACCGAGGCTTAA
- the ffh gene encoding signal recognition particle protein produces the protein MFEALNERLTGVFDRITGRGALSEKDVSEAMREVRVALLEADVALPVVKDFIAFATEKATGEEVIRSVRPADQVIKIVYDGLVEMLGGEEPTPLNLNATPPAVLLMAGLQGSGKTTTSAKLALRLTKFDRKKVMMASLDTRRPAAMEQLAQLGKQIEVAVLPIVAGESAVQIARRALTSAKLQGFDVLILDTAGRITLDEGLMNEVAEVAAIASPVETLLVADSLTGQDAVRTARAFHERLPLTGLILTRADGDGRGGAMLSMRAVTGLPIKYMGSGEKVDALEVFDARRVAGRILGQGDIVALVEKAATELDQAKAEAMAKKLAKGQFDLNDLAAQLQQMKKMGGLQGIMGMLPGVAKMKAQMAEQNIDDRMILRQEAIISSMTKAERRKPDLLNASRKKRVAAGAGVEVQDINRLLKQHRQMADMVKSLSRGGRGNLQKMAAMMGGMPGMPGGGGGMGGIGGPDISRLKSLGGGRMPEPSEDEIKALQDRLSGLGGGSLPGGLPGLPGLPKKPN, from the coding sequence ATGTTCGAGGCTCTGAACGAGCGGCTGACAGGCGTTTTCGACCGGATCACCGGCCGCGGTGCCCTGTCCGAAAAGGACGTCTCAGAGGCAATGCGCGAAGTGCGCGTGGCCCTGCTGGAGGCCGACGTCGCCCTGCCGGTCGTCAAGGACTTCATCGCCTTCGCTACGGAAAAGGCCACGGGCGAAGAGGTCATCCGTTCGGTCCGCCCCGCCGACCAGGTCATCAAGATCGTCTATGACGGCCTGGTCGAGATGCTGGGCGGCGAGGAGCCGACCCCGCTCAACCTGAACGCCACCCCGCCCGCCGTCCTGCTGATGGCCGGCCTGCAGGGGTCGGGCAAGACCACCACCTCCGCCAAGCTGGCGCTGCGGCTGACGAAGTTCGATCGCAAGAAGGTCATGATGGCCTCGCTGGACACGCGGCGTCCGGCGGCCATGGAACAGCTGGCGCAGCTGGGCAAACAGATCGAGGTCGCGGTCCTGCCGATCGTGGCGGGCGAGAGCGCGGTCCAGATCGCGCGGCGGGCCCTGACCTCGGCGAAGCTTCAGGGCTTCGACGTCCTGATCCTCGACACCGCAGGCCGCATCACCCTCGACGAAGGCCTGATGAACGAGGTGGCCGAGGTCGCCGCCATCGCCAGTCCGGTCGAGACCCTTCTGGTCGCCGACAGCCTGACCGGCCAGGATGCGGTCCGCACCGCCAGGGCCTTCCATGAACGCCTGCCCCTGACCGGCCTGATCCTGACCCGGGCCGACGGCGACGGGCGCGGCGGGGCCATGCTGTCGATGCGGGCGGTCACCGGCCTGCCGATCAAATACATGGGGTCGGGCGAGAAGGTCGACGCGCTGGAGGTGTTCGACGCCCGCCGCGTCGCTGGCCGGATCCTGGGTCAGGGGGACATCGTCGCCCTGGTCGAGAAGGCCGCGACGGAACTGGACCAGGCCAAGGCCGAGGCCATGGCCAAAAAGCTGGCCAAGGGACAGTTCGACCTGAACGACCTGGCGGCCCAGCTGCAGCAGATGAAGAAGATGGGCGGCCTTCAGGGCATCATGGGCATGCTGCCCGGCGTGGCGAAGATGAAGGCCCAGATGGCCGAGCAGAACATCGACGACCGGATGATCCTGCGCCAGGAAGCCATCATCTCTTCGATGACCAAGGCCGAGCGCAGGAAGCCCGACCTGCTGAACGCCAGCCGCAAGAAGCGCGTCGCGGCCGGCGCCGGTGTCGAGGTCCAGGACATCAACCGGTTGCTCAAGCAGCACCGCCAGATGGCCGATATGGTCAAGTCCCTGTCGAGGGGCGGGCGCGGCAATCTGCAGAAGATGGCGGCGATGATGGGCGGTATGCCCGGAATGCCCGGCGGGGGCGGGGGTATGGGCGGCATCGGCGGTCCCGACATCTCGCGCCTCAAATCCCTCGGCGGCGGGCGGATGCCCGAGCCGTCCGAGGACGAAATCAAGGCCCTTCAGGACCGGCTTTCCGGCCTGGGCGGCGGATCACTGCCGGGGGGCCTTCCGGGCCTGCCCGGCCTTCCCAAGAAACCCAACTGA